A region from the Dehalococcoides mccartyi CG5 genome encodes:
- a CDS encoding YgiQ family radical SAM protein, with amino-acid sequence MFLPTTPHELLKLGWDQPDIILVTGDSYIDSPFIGSALIGKVLSQAGYRVGIIAQPDIHTDSDICRLGEPKLFWGITAGSVDSMVANYTSLKKRRKSDDYTPGGINNRRPDQASIVYTNLIKHYFKNTRPIVLGGIEASLRRISHFDFWTDRIRPSILFDAKADYLLYGMAEKAVLELAAALKNGTEVWDIRGLCYIAGAEESAIKRAGYLELPPFEAVEKDAHTLIDMFHDFYRNNDSLTAKGLYQKNGNRYLIQNPPSMPLTQKEMDGIYGLDFERTQHPYYQKQGAVKALETIRFSIQSHRGCYGECNFCAIAMHEGRTVQWRSPESILAEAQKLARYPDFKGYIQDIGGPTANMYGFECEKKLKEGACQDKRCLYPQVCPYLKVNHHKQLEMLKKVRSVAGVKKVFASSGIRYDLLLSDRQYGEQYLKELVQHYISGQMKVAPEHTETAVLNRMGKPGISLLLRFKELFDRMNKKFGKEQFLTYYLIAAHPGCTRSDMQKLKRFTRDNLRINPEQVQIFLPAPSTYSSLMYCTGIDPFSKKPVFVEKDPQNKDQQKNIAVAKQPPSPVPSRRPRPRRTP; translated from the coding sequence GACAGCCCGTTTATCGGCTCAGCCCTTATCGGCAAAGTTCTAAGCCAGGCGGGTTACCGGGTGGGTATCATTGCCCAGCCGGATATACATACGGATAGTGATATATGCCGTCTGGGTGAACCCAAGCTTTTTTGGGGGATAACAGCAGGCAGTGTAGACTCTATGGTTGCCAACTATACCTCACTCAAAAAAAGAAGAAAAAGTGACGATTATACCCCCGGCGGAATAAATAACCGCCGTCCAGACCAAGCCAGCATTGTCTACACCAACCTGATAAAGCATTACTTTAAGAATACCCGCCCTATAGTGCTGGGCGGTATTGAAGCCAGCCTGAGGCGCATCTCCCATTTTGATTTCTGGACTGACCGTATCCGCCCTTCAATCCTGTTTGACGCCAAGGCGGATTACCTGCTCTACGGCATGGCGGAAAAAGCGGTGCTTGAGCTGGCTGCCGCACTGAAAAACGGAACCGAAGTATGGGATATACGGGGGCTTTGCTATATTGCAGGGGCAGAGGAAAGTGCTATAAAAAGGGCGGGTTATCTGGAGCTACCTCCTTTTGAGGCAGTTGAAAAAGACGCTCACACCCTGATTGATATGTTTCATGATTTTTACCGGAATAATGATTCCCTGACCGCCAAAGGGCTTTACCAGAAAAACGGCAACCGCTATCTTATCCAAAACCCGCCGTCTATGCCCCTTACCCAAAAAGAGATGGACGGTATTTACGGGCTGGATTTTGAACGCACCCAGCACCCGTATTACCAGAAGCAGGGGGCGGTAAAAGCTCTGGAGACTATCCGCTTTTCCATCCAGTCCCACCGGGGTTGTTACGGGGAGTGCAATTTTTGTGCTATTGCCATGCACGAGGGACGAACCGTCCAGTGGAGAAGCCCGGAATCTATTCTGGCTGAGGCCCAAAAACTGGCCCGGTATCCTGATTTCAAGGGATATATACAGGATATAGGCGGCCCGACAGCCAATATGTACGGCTTTGAGTGTGAAAAAAAGCTGAAAGAGGGGGCGTGCCAGGACAAACGCTGTTTATACCCGCAAGTGTGCCCTTATTTGAAAGTGAACCACCATAAACAGCTGGAAATGCTGAAGAAAGTCCGCTCGGTTGCGGGCGTCAAAAAGGTATTTGCCTCATCCGGTATCCGCTATGACCTGCTGCTTAGTGACAGACAGTATGGCGAACAATACCTGAAAGAGCTGGTACAGCACTATATATCCGGCCAGATGAAGGTTGCACCGGAACACACCGAAACAGCCGTTTTGAACAGAATGGGAAAGCCGGGCATATCACTGCTTTTACGCTTTAAAGAGCTGTTTGACCGCATGAATAAAAAGTTCGGCAAGGAACAATTTTTGACTTACTACCTGATTGCCGCCCACCCCGGGTGCACCCGAAGCGATATGCAGAAGCTGAAACGGTTTACCCGTGATAATCTTAGAATCAACCCTGAGCAGGTACAGATTTTTCTGCCGGCACCGTCTACCTATTCCAGCCTGATGTACTGTACCGGTATAGACCCTTTTTCCAAAAAACCTGTTTTTGTTGAAAAAGACCCCCAAAATAAAGACCAGCAGAAAAACATTGCAGTTGCCAAACAGCCACCAAGCCCTGTTCCGTCAAGACGCCCCCGCCCAAGACGCACCCCTTAG
- a CDS encoding efflux RND transporter permease subunit — MWHITKWALRSRLVTILLALAVAGASLWAFMGIKVELMPDISLPYTTVVTVYPQATPDAVVRDVTTPIERFVWDEWADKGLKHLTSTSSEGMSVIMAEFEYGTDMNAVGESLNEGISKISFPQAVTNFAAMMGANAKNPQIIPINMNIMPMVSLSLSGDLPPDQLKQIADRQIVPLLSQLDGVLRVDTEGGEKDYLVISPDPAKMTQYGITISQIAGILGTNYSSLSDIEQISLGGDDIKLSDIATISLSPSPSSAITRTNGKPSVGISVVKTESANTVETANAINEKIAELQGTLGDGVTISTVFDQSDFIGTSISQLEEKAIVGGILAVLVVFFFLWAVRASLIAAISIPLSIFFGFLCMSLFGITLNILTLSAMTIAVGRLIDDSIVIIEVIYRRLRAGESFKEAAIGGAKEVATPITTATLATVAIFAPLMFVGGIVGEMFVPFALTVTFAMLASLIVALTLIPALSKWLVSSKQKVVIAKDNWYQKVYIKALKWTLGHRLAVVATAVLLLIGSAGLLPMAGTSFMSGSFGEETISISISLPATADVSATSALTAKVEALLGANPSVRSYSSTIGTSATSMAGIMSASQGGGGANTASIIVYLNSADLQTELSNITLASQGITTDGVIQVSSGSGDSMGGSISSSSINLSIQGQNREEIASITAQLLEMLKGVDGLEELKSDLTTVVPVLNIAVDPAKVATSGLSPAQLAQLQQEFVLLMNGGALPGTTITLGSGSYPVYFKGIAGRLSDAEQAKNLKIGFPVSVTLNDIAFVGVVAEPSHVSHTDTMLSATITGLITEANVGAVNAAVQEQVDALPSHPGVKVVTAGIAEQMGDTFIQMGIAILVAIAIVFLIVILMMRSIRNPLLIMLSIPLAFIGSMLALVVTGYTLGVSALMGMLMLVGIVLTNAIVLVSMVEQQRKHGLSVKDALIEGGKIRLRPIVMTALTTILAMIPMALSVSSGTMLSAELAIVVIGGMISSTFLTLFVIPAVYSMVYRGK; from the coding sequence ATGTGGCATATTACCAAATGGGCCTTACGTAGCAGACTTGTTACCATTCTTTTAGCGCTGGCAGTTGCCGGTGCTTCTTTGTGGGCATTTATGGGCATTAAAGTAGAGCTGATGCCTGATATCAGCTTGCCATATACCACTGTGGTTACAGTTTACCCTCAGGCTACTCCCGATGCAGTGGTCAGAGATGTTACCACCCCTATTGAAAGGTTTGTCTGGGACGAATGGGCAGACAAGGGTTTAAAACACCTCACTTCCACTTCTTCCGAAGGCATGTCTGTAATCATGGCCGAATTTGAGTACGGCACAGATATGAATGCCGTTGGTGAAAGCCTTAATGAAGGCATCAGTAAAATCAGCTTCCCGCAGGCGGTTACCAATTTTGCCGCCATGATGGGGGCTAATGCCAAGAACCCTCAAATCATTCCTATCAATATGAATATTATGCCTATGGTAAGCTTGAGCCTGTCCGGAGATTTACCGCCGGACCAGCTAAAACAAATTGCAGACAGACAAATTGTACCCCTGTTGTCTCAGCTTGACGGGGTACTCAGGGTGGATACCGAGGGCGGAGAAAAAGATTATTTAGTAATTTCCCCCGACCCGGCCAAGATGACCCAGTACGGTATAACCATTTCCCAAATTGCCGGCATACTGGGTACCAATTACTCTTCACTGAGTGATATTGAACAGATTTCGCTGGGTGGAGATGACATTAAACTGTCAGATATTGCCACCATTAGTCTTAGTCCTTCACCCTCATCAGCCATTACCCGCACCAACGGCAAGCCCAGCGTAGGTATATCTGTAGTAAAAACCGAATCTGCCAATACAGTTGAAACTGCCAACGCCATAAATGAAAAAATAGCTGAATTGCAGGGAACACTGGGTGACGGCGTTACCATCAGTACTGTTTTTGACCAGTCAGATTTCATTGGTACCAGTATCAGCCAGCTTGAAGAAAAGGCGATTGTAGGCGGTATTTTAGCCGTATTGGTGGTCTTCTTCTTCCTTTGGGCTGTAAGGGCGTCTTTGATAGCTGCCATCTCCATTCCCCTTAGCATATTCTTTGGTTTCCTGTGCATGAGTTTATTCGGTATTACTCTGAATATACTTACCCTAAGTGCCATGACCATAGCGGTCGGGCGGCTTATAGATGACAGTATAGTCATAATAGAAGTAATCTACCGCCGTTTGCGTGCCGGGGAAAGTTTCAAAGAGGCAGCTATCGGCGGTGCCAAAGAAGTGGCCACTCCCATTACCACCGCTACTCTGGCTACCGTAGCTATCTTTGCCCCCCTTATGTTTGTCGGCGGCATTGTGGGTGAAATGTTTGTCCCCTTTGCCCTTACCGTAACCTTCGCCATGCTGGCCTCACTCATAGTTGCCCTTACCCTTATTCCGGCACTCTCCAAGTGGTTGGTCAGCTCCAAACAGAAAGTAGTTATAGCCAAGGACAACTGGTATCAAAAAGTTTATATCAAGGCCTTGAAGTGGACGCTGGGACATCGTCTGGCGGTAGTAGCCACGGCGGTATTGCTTCTGATAGGCAGTGCCGGTCTTCTGCCTATGGCTGGTACTTCATTCATGTCCGGTTCGTTCGGCGAAGAAACCATATCAATAAGTATTTCACTGCCGGCTACGGCTGATGTCAGTGCTACCAGTGCACTTACCGCCAAGGTGGAGGCGCTGCTTGGGGCAAACCCGTCAGTCCGCAGTTACAGTTCAACCATCGGTACCTCCGCTACCTCCATGGCTGGCATAATGAGTGCCTCTCAGGGCGGCGGTGGCGCCAATACAGCCAGTATTATTGTTTACCTGAACTCAGCTGACTTGCAAACGGAACTCTCAAATATCACTCTGGCCAGCCAGGGCATTACTACCGATGGGGTTATTCAGGTCAGCTCCGGTTCGGGTGACAGTATGGGCGGAAGCATATCCAGTTCTTCCATAAACCTTTCCATACAGGGGCAGAACCGGGAAGAAATAGCCAGTATTACTGCCCAACTGTTGGAGATGCTTAAGGGTGTTGACGGTCTGGAAGAACTCAAAAGTGACCTGACAACCGTTGTGCCGGTACTTAATATTGCGGTAGACCCGGCAAAGGTGGCCACTTCCGGGCTGTCACCTGCCCAGTTAGCCCAGTTGCAACAGGAATTTGTGCTCCTGATGAATGGCGGAGCATTGCCCGGTACAACTATTACGCTGGGAAGCGGCAGTTATCCGGTTTACTTCAAGGGTATAGCTGGCAGGTTGAGTGATGCCGAACAGGCTAAAAACCTGAAAATAGGTTTCCCGGTTTCGGTCACCCTGAATGATATTGCTTTTGTTGGCGTAGTGGCAGAGCCCTCACATGTCAGCCATACAGATACCATGCTTTCTGCCACCATTACCGGCTTGATAACTGAGGCTAATGTGGGTGCGGTAAATGCGGCGGTTCAAGAACAGGTGGATGCCTTGCCTTCACATCCGGGAGTAAAGGTGGTGACCGCCGGTATCGCCGAACAGATGGGTGATACATTTATCCAGATGGGTATTGCCATTCTGGTGGCCATTGCCATTGTTTTCCTGATAGTCATACTCATGATGCGTTCTATCCGCAATCCCCTGCTTATTATGCTAAGCATACCTCTGGCCTTTATCGGTTCTATGCTGGCTTTGGTAGTAACCGGCTATACACTGGGAGTTTCGGCCTTGATGGGTATGCTGATGCTGGTGGGTATTGTACTTACCAATGCCATAGTGCTGGTATCCATGGTGGAGCAGCAGCGCAAGCATGGTCTTAGCGTTAAAGACGCCCTGATAGAGGGCGGCAAAATCCGCCTGCGCCCCATAGTCATGACGGCCCTGACTACTATTTTGGCCATGATTCCCATGGCACTGAGTGTCAGTTCCGGTACTATGTTAAGTGCCGAACTGGCTATTGTGGTTATCGGCGGCATGATAAGCTCTACCTTCCTGACCCTGTTTGTCATACCGGCTGTATACAGCATGGTTTACCGGGGTAAGTAA
- a CDS encoding MarR family winged helix-turn-helix transcriptional regulator: MDKAEIIKSIIEIEGQIGQTVLPYAMNSWCKLDVPLAQMKSLFIIMSKGETNLSTLAQGLGVTPGDVTGIAERLVEQGLVIRKTGTVDRRITMLQVTDKGRELVTDLVESKSGHMLHILEHMSLDGLESLRKGLQELILAIRAHQQELS; this comes from the coding sequence GTGGATAAAGCAGAAATTATAAAAAGTATAATTGAAATTGAGGGGCAGATAGGCCAGACTGTCCTGCCCTACGCTATGAATTCATGGTGCAAGCTGGATGTTCCTCTTGCCCAAATGAAAAGTCTGTTTATTATTATGAGCAAGGGTGAAACTAATCTGAGTACTCTGGCACAGGGGCTGGGGGTTACCCCCGGGGATGTAACCGGCATTGCAGAACGTTTGGTTGAGCAAGGGCTGGTTATCCGCAAAACCGGTACTGTAGATAGACGGATAACCATGCTTCAGGTTACCGACAAGGGTCGTGAACTGGTTACCGATTTGGTAGAAAGCAAATCCGGGCATATGTTGCATATTTTGGAGCATATGAGTTTAGATGGGCTTGAGTCTTTGAGGAAGGGTCTTCAGGAACTCATTTTAGCCATAAGGGCACATCAGCAGGAACTTAGCTAA
- a CDS encoding reductive dehalogenase — MSRFHSMVSRRDFMKAVGLAGAGLGASAAISPVFHDVDEFMSSPTAEWKRPWYVKNRELEDPTVELDWSLMYRSDGIWTGQNNPTQDFFLGAEEGAKRRAAAAAYSANAVKTNQSGMTLRDRALSSGNYMYPITFMGPASSTTPESLGVPKWQGTPEENSKMIRAAMIHFGAAQVGMAEITDRVKTKLVREYDKDFTHKKYMFEDVPKGYEGTDKLVFPDKVPLYDFAFTHPLNKEMFRSSPSSDIGSAGNSLRYSQFSIIQPRIQMFMQVLGYTCYGYTRPFNGAIPTIATATLTGLGEGARNNGAFISPEFGPCVGLFSLVTDLPLEPTPPIDAGMWRFCQTCTKCADECPAQCISFEHEPTWDVPKIYGKEDTTHIPGRKQFWTDGIACWSYKATIGGCGACMGTCTFNTDIANIHTIVRATLSTTPVFNSFLWQADKFFGYGVHEDKEAWWDMSQPTLGFDTAHVTVGKDY; from the coding sequence ATGTCAAGATTTCATTCAATGGTAAGCCGGCGGGATTTCATGAAGGCTGTCGGACTGGCAGGTGCAGGTCTGGGGGCTTCTGCCGCAATTAGTCCGGTATTTCATGATGTTGATGAATTTATGTCGTCTCCGACTGCGGAATGGAAACGCCCCTGGTATGTTAAAAACCGTGAATTAGAAGACCCTACAGTTGAACTGGACTGGTCACTTATGTACCGCTCCGACGGTATCTGGACCGGTCAAAACAACCCCACCCAGGATTTCTTTTTGGGTGCGGAGGAAGGTGCAAAGCGTAGGGCAGCTGCGGCAGCTTACAGTGCCAACGCTGTAAAGACCAATCAAAGCGGTATGACTCTTAGAGACAGGGCTTTATCTTCCGGAAACTATATGTATCCCATCACTTTCATGGGACCTGCCTCCAGTACTACCCCTGAATCTCTGGGTGTCCCTAAATGGCAGGGTACTCCTGAGGAAAACAGCAAAATGATCAGGGCGGCCATGATTCATTTCGGAGCTGCACAAGTAGGTATGGCTGAGATTACTGACCGGGTGAAGACAAAGCTTGTAAGAGAATATGACAAAGACTTCACTCACAAGAAATATATGTTTGAAGATGTACCGAAAGGCTATGAAGGCACTGATAAGCTGGTATTTCCTGATAAAGTACCGCTTTATGACTTTGCTTTTACTCACCCATTAAACAAAGAGATGTTCCGTTCATCTCCCAGCTCTGATATAGGGAGTGCCGGAAACAGCCTGCGGTATAGCCAGTTCTCTATTATCCAGCCCCGTATTCAGATGTTTATGCAGGTTTTGGGTTACACCTGTTACGGTTATACCCGGCCATTTAACGGGGCTATTCCGACCATTGCCACTGCTACCCTTACCGGTTTGGGTGAGGGCGCACGCAACAATGGTGCTTTCATAAGCCCGGAGTTTGGTCCTTGCGTCGGTCTTTTCAGTCTGGTTACTGACCTGCCGCTTGAACCGACACCTCCCATTGATGCCGGTATGTGGCGCTTCTGCCAGACCTGCACCAAGTGTGCCGATGAATGTCCCGCCCAGTGTATTTCCTTTGAGCATGAACCAACTTGGGACGTGCCCAAGATTTACGGCAAGGAAGATACCACCCATATACCGGGACGTAAACAGTTCTGGACGGACGGTATTGCCTGCTGGTCGTATAAAGCCACTATCGGTGGTTGCGGTGCCTGTATGGGTACCTGTACCTTCAATACTGATATTGCCAATATTCATACGATTGTCAGGGCAACCCTGTCAACTACTCCTGTATTTAACAGCTTCCTGTGGCAGGCAGATAAATTCTTCGGCTATGGTGTACACGAAGACAAAGAGGCCTGGTGGGATATGTCACAACCAACACTTGGCTTTGACACTGCGCATGTTACAGTCGGCAAAGATTACTAA
- a CDS encoding MarR family winged helix-turn-helix transcriptional regulator, protein MTRTPRLNTFEIWGIIMQARAVAYNVRRKELTEQDLTPEQAGILNILHKGKTKIITPAKIAKEYLREPHTISVILKRMEDKGLIALTKNLARRNMIRVTLTEKGENARTDAFRLDRTSKLFENLSDDEIKTLYSLLTKVMNNSVKALAESASDANRDLSIFHEYDTKLKSEDLP, encoded by the coding sequence ATGACCCGTACTCCGAGGCTTAACACTTTTGAAATCTGGGGTATCATAATGCAGGCAAGAGCTGTCGCTTACAACGTAAGAAGAAAGGAACTGACAGAACAGGACCTGACGCCTGAACAAGCGGGCATACTGAATATCCTGCACAAAGGGAAAACCAAAATAATAACCCCGGCCAAAATCGCCAAAGAATATCTGCGGGAACCGCACACTATTTCGGTAATATTAAAACGGATGGAAGACAAAGGCCTGATTGCCCTAACCAAGAACCTAGCCAGACGGAATATGATAAGGGTAACCCTTACTGAAAAAGGGGAGAATGCCAGAACCGATGCATTCCGTCTGGACAGAACAAGCAAGCTTTTTGAAAATCTGTCTGATGACGAAATAAAAACGCTTTATAGTTTGCTTACGAAAGTAATGAACAATTCGGTAAAAGCTCTGGCAGAATCAGCATCCGATGCCAACCGTGATTTGAGCATTTTTCACGAATACGATACAAAGTTGAAATCTGAGGATTTGCCCTGA
- a CDS encoding B12-binding domain-containing radical SAM protein produces the protein MKTLLIFPPQWIPYQPYLSLPSLTAYLKEHGVDTVQYDFNLEAYKVFFSEEYLRSLKSGLNAEFKRLDSSRSLSPVDQQYYNDLFIANTSLERVAGGISQAKKVFHDKNRYYDPDTLAQARETLNQAMAIISTAHFPTRVDLSSFEMGAYLRSYRDIKDSTADNEQNPYIKLCREKLLPFVAECRPDIIGISVAGDSQLLPALTLACQLKSANPQVHIVIGGYIVSLLADVIARHEELFKLFFDSAVVNEGEQPLLELANCLGDGRSLSEVPNLIYLDGHIQVNKTKPSLKINSLPTPCFDGLNLKDYLSPEPVLPLLGSRGCYWGKCAFCSHNEAYGWHYQKREAAKIAEDMRSLSVRHKVDKFAFADEGLAPSLADALSDELIKGGIQVSCSVNVRLESRFTPELCLKMRKAGFRVLFLGLESGCNRVLEHMEKGTTREIAVQVCRNIYRADIWNHLYVFLGFPTESEAEAGETIDFLADNRDIIRSFNIDYFSLGKGSAVARLPEKYGVSGIIESKTADEFKLSRSYKTVSGISQPEAREMSIRSWTELINKHPSRDIFKRLMVGDLLLYVSRYPLIEDLLKAAQIPPKAETHQDYPVSASGVPRLDKHLTVAVLNFDLLQIKQNISRKLTLPATPVKTPVVYEPVKSRLVNVTLTELAILRLCDGQRDLGQITAQLAAEYNAPKDVIEKDCRRFLLRMREMQIISF, from the coding sequence GTGAAAACTTTACTGATTTTCCCGCCCCAGTGGATTCCTTACCAGCCGTATCTCAGCCTGCCTTCACTTACGGCCTATCTGAAGGAACACGGCGTAGATACAGTTCAGTATGACTTCAATCTTGAAGCTTACAAGGTCTTCTTTTCAGAGGAATACTTAAGAAGTCTGAAGTCAGGCCTGAATGCCGAATTTAAACGTCTTGATTCTTCACGGAGCTTGTCCCCGGTTGATCAGCAATACTACAATGACCTCTTTATAGCTAATACATCTCTGGAGAGGGTGGCAGGCGGGATTTCACAGGCTAAAAAAGTCTTTCATGATAAAAATCGCTATTATGACCCTGACACACTCGCACAGGCTCGGGAAACTTTAAATCAGGCCATGGCCATAATCTCTACTGCCCACTTCCCTACCCGGGTAGACCTGAGCTCTTTTGAGATGGGTGCTTACCTGCGGTCTTACCGGGATATAAAAGACAGTACCGCGGATAATGAACAGAACCCCTATATCAAACTTTGCCGGGAAAAACTGCTGCCTTTCGTGGCTGAATGCCGCCCGGATATTATCGGCATTTCTGTTGCCGGTGACAGCCAGCTACTTCCGGCACTTACTTTAGCCTGTCAGCTCAAATCGGCAAACCCCCAAGTGCATATAGTAATCGGAGGGTATATTGTCAGTCTGCTAGCGGATGTAATAGCCCGTCATGAAGAGCTTTTTAAGCTTTTCTTTGACAGTGCGGTGGTTAATGAGGGTGAACAACCCCTGCTGGAGTTGGCAAATTGCCTTGGGGACGGGCGAAGCCTTTCCGAAGTACCAAACCTTATTTATTTGGATGGTCATATACAGGTAAACAAGACCAAACCTTCCTTGAAAATAAATTCCCTGCCCACTCCCTGCTTTGATGGTCTGAATCTGAAGGATTATCTTTCACCGGAGCCGGTTCTGCCCCTGCTTGGGTCCCGCGGGTGTTATTGGGGCAAGTGTGCTTTCTGCTCCCATAACGAAGCGTATGGGTGGCACTACCAGAAACGGGAGGCTGCCAAAATTGCGGAGGATATGCGGTCACTTTCAGTAAGGCACAAGGTTGATAAATTTGCTTTTGCGGACGAAGGGCTGGCCCCCAGTTTGGCAGACGCATTATCAGATGAACTCATCAAGGGTGGAATACAGGTCAGTTGCTCTGTAAATGTCAGGCTGGAATCCCGCTTCACCCCGGAACTATGCCTAAAAATGCGCAAGGCCGGGTTCAGGGTATTATTTCTGGGGCTTGAGTCCGGTTGTAACCGGGTGCTTGAGCATATGGAAAAAGGCACAACCAGAGAGATTGCCGTGCAGGTCTGCCGTAATATTTACCGGGCAGATATCTGGAATCACCTTTACGTATTTCTGGGTTTTCCGACTGAAAGTGAGGCTGAGGCTGGTGAAACGATTGACTTTCTGGCGGACAACAGGGATATTATCCGCTCTTTCAATATAGACTATTTCAGTTTGGGCAAAGGCTCGGCTGTGGCCAGATTGCCTGAAAAATACGGTGTGAGCGGGATAATAGAAAGTAAAACAGCAGACGAGTTTAAACTCTCCCGCAGTTATAAAACAGTTTCGGGCATTTCGCAGCCGGAAGCCCGTGAAATGAGTATCCGCAGCTGGACAGAGCTGATAAACAAACACCCCAGCCGGGATATCTTTAAAAGGCTTATGGTTGGAGACCTTTTGCTGTATGTGTCCCGTTACCCGCTTATAGAAGACCTGTTAAAAGCCGCCCAAATACCGCCGAAGGCAGAAACACATCAGGATTATCCAGTAAGCGCTTCGGGAGTTCCCCGTTTAGATAAACATTTAACGGTCGCTGTACTTAATTTTGACCTGTTGCAGATCAAGCAGAATATCAGCCGTAAACTTACCCTGCCTGCCACTCCAGTAAAAACCCCTGTAGTGTATGAGCCGGTTAAAAGCCGCTTGGTGAATGTTACCCTGACAGAGCTTGCCATACTGAGGCTGTGTGACGGCCAGCGGGATTTGGGGCAGATTACAGCTCAACTGGCTGCCGAATATAATGCCCCAAAGGATGTCATTGAAAAAGATTGCAGACGGTTTCTGCTGCGGATGCGGGAAATGCAGATTATATCATTCTGA
- a CDS encoding MDR family MFS transporter, with amino-acid sequence MKKGNKLFILLGVILSMMLASLDQTIVATAMPKIATELNGLSHLSWVFTAYMLSSTVTVPIYGKLSDIFGRRPLYLIGIGIFLLGSVLSGLAQDMTQLILFRGLQGIGGGAMMVNSMALIGDIFSPAERGKWQGVLGGVFGLTAVAGPLLGGWITDAFSWHWIFYINIPVGIATMVVLAMAIPPIKHKIKDRSIDFLGGALLIVGLVPLLLAFVWGGSQYAWNSVQILGLFGIALIALFSFVMVERRVKEPVLSMGLFKTRIFSVSAITLFLTSMGMFGALLYITVFAQGVIGVSATSSGLILAPMMLSMVVSSAISGQIISRTGNYKKLAVGGVALATVAMFVFSFVGINTTNTQLVMCMILLGLGLGVTMPIFTIAVQNAFSHKQLGEVTAGTQLFRSIGGTVGGALLGGVMNAKLASQLTDIANEPFVELMGQLNPTGIPTAIDGNTIQAFLSTDGQTQIYQLISQAPAAIQDQLTVSFDHLLVTLKTAFSNSIDQVYLIGAMLMFVALVVVFFMPQITLRKTNHPPLEEAGVGLEIQLGQSDKNNEPRL; translated from the coding sequence GTGAAAAAGGGTAATAAACTATTTATTCTTTTGGGCGTCATACTGTCAATGATGCTGGCTTCGCTGGACCAGACCATTGTGGCTACAGCTATGCCCAAAATAGCCACTGAACTTAACGGTCTTTCTCATCTAAGCTGGGTTTTTACCGCTTATATGTTAAGCTCTACAGTCACAGTACCCATTTACGGCAAACTTTCTGATATCTTCGGGCGGAGGCCGCTCTACCTGATAGGTATCGGTATTTTCCTTCTGGGCTCTGTGCTCTCCGGTCTGGCTCAGGATATGACCCAGCTTATCCTCTTCCGCGGCTTGCAGGGTATCGGCGGCGGTGCCATGATGGTTAACTCCATGGCACTTATCGGTGATATATTCTCCCCGGCCGAACGGGGTAAATGGCAGGGTGTGCTGGGCGGTGTCTTTGGTCTTACCGCGGTAGCCGGTCCTTTGCTGGGCGGCTGGATAACCGATGCCTTCAGCTGGCACTGGATTTTCTATATAAATATCCCGGTTGGCATTGCCACCATGGTAGTGCTGGCTATGGCTATTCCTCCTATAAAGCACAAAATCAAAGACCGCTCTATAGACTTTCTGGGTGGTGCCCTATTGATTGTAGGGTTGGTGCCCCTGCTTCTGGCCTTTGTCTGGGGCGGCAGCCAATATGCCTGGAACTCAGTGCAGATATTAGGGCTGTTTGGCATTGCCCTGATCGCTCTTTTCAGCTTTGTCATGGTGGAGCGCAGGGTAAAAGAACCGGTGCTTTCAATGGGGTTATTTAAAACCCGCATATTTTCAGTTTCGGCTATAACCTTGTTCCTTACATCTATGGGCATGTTCGGGGCACTTTTATACATCACGGTCTTTGCTCAGGGAGTAATTGGTGTATCCGCTACTTCTTCAGGTCTTATACTTGCTCCCATGATGCTTTCAATGGTCGTTTCTTCAGCTATAAGCGGACAGATAATCTCCCGTACCGGCAACTACAAAAAGCTGGCGGTCGGGGGTGTGGCTCTGGCAACTGTTGCCATGTTTGTCTTTTCATTTGTAGGTATAAATACTACCAATACCCAGCTGGTAATGTGCATGATACTGCTCGGTTTGGGTTTGGGTGTTACCATGCCTATATTTACCATTGCCGTACAGAATGCTTTCAGCCACAAGCAGTTAGGTGAAGTAACGGCCGGCACCCAGCTCTTCAGGAGTATAGGCGGTACTGTCGGCGGTGCTCTGCTGGGCGGCGTTATGAATGCCAAACTGGCCTCCCAGCTGACTGATATTGCCAATGAACCCTTTGTGGAGCTTATGGGTCAACTTAATCCTACCGGTATTCCTACCGCTATAGACGGCAATACAATACAGGCATTTTTATCAACCGATGGCCAAACTCAAATATATCAGCTTATCAGTCAGGCTCCGGCGGCCATTCAAGACCAGCTAACCGTTTCGTTTGACCATTTGCTGGTAACTTTGAAGACTGCGTTCAGCAATTCCATAGATCAGGTCTATCTTATCGGGGCAATGCTGATGTTTGTTGCTCTGGTGGTGGTATTCTTTATGCCTCAGATAACCCTTCGGAAGACTAACCACCCGCCCCTTGAAGAGGCTGGAGTGGGTTTGGAAATTCAGCTGGGACAATCTGACAAAAATAATGAACCTCGCTTGTAG